From the Yoonia rosea genome, the window GTCCCAGCGGATCGCCGCGCCACACCACATCTGCCGTCGGATAAAAGGTTTCGTCTTCCGAAACGGTCAAACCCTCAAGCACATTGAAATTGAAACCTTGCAGCGCATAAGAGCGCTCCATCTGCGGGCGCGCATCACTTTGCAAGCCTGCGGCCGCGCCACAGCCCATAAGCCCCAGAAGAGGAAACGAAACAAGAAAAGTTCTACGATGCATCAGCCCGCCCAATCACGTGTTTTTATTTATTCACCATGGAAATCTGACAATATCAAGACATGTCGGTGACGCCTTTGCAATCTCTCGCATGCGTCCTCTCGCCCCCTTGTTAGCGCTAACGGGTCGTGGTAAGCCATCCGCAAACAGATCGAGGGAGGATGCCATGTCACTGCACCCCAAAATTGCCGAAGTTACGGACCGCATCCGCGCCCGCTCGGAAGGGCCACGCCGGAAATATATGGACACGATGGCCCGCGCGGCCGCCGAAGGCCCGCGCCGGTCGCATCTGACCTGCGGCAACCAGGCCCATGCCTATGCCGCAATGGGCGGCGACAAAGATGCGCTGACGGCGGGCCGGACCCCCAATATCGGCATTATTACCGCCTACAATGACATGCTCTCGGCGCATCAGCCGTTTGAAACCTACCCCGATCTGATCCGCGCCGCCGCCCGTGCGGCCGGTGGGACAGCGCAGGTCGCGGGCGGCGTGCCAGCAATGTGCGATGGCGTGACCCAAGGGCAAACGGGGATGGAACTGTCACTCTTCTCGCGCGATGTGATCGCGCTGGCCGCAGGTGTGGGCCTGTCGCACAACGTCTTTGACAGCGCGGTTTACTTGGGTGTCTGCGATAAAATCGTCCCCGGCCTTGTGATGGCCGCCGCGATCTTCGGCTATATTCCGGGTATCTTCATGCCCGCAGGTCCCATGGTGTCCGGCCTGCCCAACGATGAAAAGGCACGCGTCCGGCAAGAATTCGCCAAAGGCAATATCGGCCGTGAAGAGCTGATGGCGGCCGAAATGGCAAGCTACCACGGCCCCGGCACCTGCACCTTCTATGGCACGGCCAACTCCAACCAGATGCTGATGGAATTCATGGGCCTGCACCTGCCGGGTGCCTCTTTCGTCAATCCCGGCACACCGCTGCGCGACGCGCTGACCACGGCCGCCACAGAACGCGCGCTGGAAATCACGGCGCTTGGCAACGACTATACGCCTGTCTGCGACATCCTTGATGAAAAGGCCTTTGTGAACGGCATCGTTGGTCTGATGGCCACGGGCGGGTCCACAAACCTTGTCATCCACCTGCCCGCCATGGCGAAAGCGGCTGGCGTGATCCTCGATCTTGAGGATTTCAGCGATCTCTCCGCCGTCACACCACTCATGGCCAAGGTCTATCCAAACGGTCTGGCAGATGTGAACCACTTCCACGCCGCAGGCGGACTTGGGTTTATGATTGGTGAGCTTTTGAACGCGGGCCTTCTGCACGACGATACCAAGACCGTCGCAGGGCAAGGCCTTGAACGCTATTCCCAGGAACCCAAGCTGGTGGATGGCCGCGTGGAATACGCCGCAGGTACAACCACATCGCTGAACGAAAAAATCCTGCGCCCCGTCACCGATCCGTTCCAACCGCAGGGGGGCCTCGTGCAACTCTCCGGCAATCTCGGACGCGGCGTGATTAAAACCTCTGCCGTGGCCCTCGAGCGTCACGTGGTCGAGGCCCCTGCCCGTGTGTTCCACACCCAAGAGGCCGTCAAAGACGCCTTCAAAGCAGGCGAGTTCACGCAAGACACGATCATCGTCGTCCGCTTTCAAGGCCCCAAATCCAACGGGATGCCCGAACTGCACGGCCTGACACCGACATTGGCCGTGCTGCAGGACCGTGGTCTGAAAGTGGCGCTTGTCACCGACGGGCGCATGTCGGGCGCTTCGGGCAAAGTCCCCTCAGCTATCCACGTCTGCCCCGAAGCAGCCGATCACGGCCCCATCGCCCTGATCCGCGACGGTGATATCATCCGGCTTGACGCGACAACCGGTACGATCGAAGTCAAAGGTGTCGATCTTTCCACCCGCACCCCCGCCACCGCCGATCTGAGCGGCAACGGCACCGGCGTCGGGCGCGAACTCTTCGAGGTGTTTCGCCAGAATGTCGGTCTCGCTGCGGAAGGCGCAGGTGTCGTTGTCTGACCTTCCCTTTCCATGTCCAATCAAACTTCCGCCGGAGGCTCCGACACATGCCCCGCATACCACACGCTAGGATACTGAAATGACCCCACAAGAAGCCTCTGCTGCCGCCGCAAAAGTCTGCCTCATGGCCCCTGTCGTCCCGGTTCTCGTTGTTGATGACGCCGGTATCGCAGCCGCATTGGCACGGGCGCTTGTCGCTGGTGGCCTGCCCGCACTGGAAGTCACGCTGCGCACCCCCGCCGCTTTGGATGTGATCCGCGAAATGGCGACGGTTTCAGGCGGTGTGGTCGGCGCAGGCACACTTTTAACACCCAAAGACGTCGAAGATGCCAAAGCCGCCGGTGCGACCTTCGGCGTATCGCCCGGCGCCACGGATCGTTTGCTGGACGCCTGTGAAGCCAATGACCTGCCGCTCCTGCCCGGTGCCGCGACAGCCTCCGAGGCGATGCGCCTGCTGGAACGCGGCTATACCGTGCAAAAATTCTTCCCCGCCGAGGCAAATGGCGGCGCCCCTGCAC encodes:
- the eda gene encoding bifunctional 4-hydroxy-2-oxoglutarate aldolase/2-dehydro-3-deoxy-phosphogluconate aldolase, translated to MTPQEASAAAAKVCLMAPVVPVLVVDDAGIAAALARALVAGGLPALEVTLRTPAALDVIREMATVSGGVVGAGTLLTPKDVEDAKAAGATFGVSPGATDRLLDACEANDLPLLPGAATASEAMRLLERGYTVQKFFPAEANGGAPALKAIGAPIPQVKFCPTGGVTLKNAPDYLGLSNTLCVGGSWVAPKNLVEAQDWAGITALAAEAAALS
- the edd gene encoding phosphogluconate dehydratase: MSLHPKIAEVTDRIRARSEGPRRKYMDTMARAAAEGPRRSHLTCGNQAHAYAAMGGDKDALTAGRTPNIGIITAYNDMLSAHQPFETYPDLIRAAARAAGGTAQVAGGVPAMCDGVTQGQTGMELSLFSRDVIALAAGVGLSHNVFDSAVYLGVCDKIVPGLVMAAAIFGYIPGIFMPAGPMVSGLPNDEKARVRQEFAKGNIGREELMAAEMASYHGPGTCTFYGTANSNQMLMEFMGLHLPGASFVNPGTPLRDALTTAATERALEITALGNDYTPVCDILDEKAFVNGIVGLMATGGSTNLVIHLPAMAKAAGVILDLEDFSDLSAVTPLMAKVYPNGLADVNHFHAAGGLGFMIGELLNAGLLHDDTKTVAGQGLERYSQEPKLVDGRVEYAAGTTTSLNEKILRPVTDPFQPQGGLVQLSGNLGRGVIKTSAVALERHVVEAPARVFHTQEAVKDAFKAGEFTQDTIIVVRFQGPKSNGMPELHGLTPTLAVLQDRGLKVALVTDGRMSGASGKVPSAIHVCPEAADHGPIALIRDGDIIRLDATTGTIEVKGVDLSTRTPATADLSGNGTGVGRELFEVFRQNVGLAAEGAGVVV